One genomic region from Eublepharis macularius isolate TG4126 chromosome 18, MPM_Emac_v1.0, whole genome shotgun sequence encodes:
- the ANP32A gene encoding acidic leucine-rich nuclear phosphoprotein 32 family member A, whose amino-acid sequence MDMKKRIHLELRNRTPSDVKELVLDNCRSNEGKIEGLTDEFEELEFLSTINVGLASVANLPKLNKLKKLELSDNRISGGLEVLAEKCPNLTHLNLSGNKIKDLSTIEPLEKLENLKSLDLFNCEVTNLNDYRDNVFKLLPQLTYLDGYDRDDKEAPDSDAEGYVEGLDDEEEEDEDEEEYDEDAQVVEDEDEEEEEEEGEEEDVTGEEEEDEEGYNDGEVDDEEEEEEAVEERGEKRKREADDEGDEED is encoded by the exons GTTAAAGAACTTGTGCTTGACAACTGTAGGTCAAATGAAGGCAAAATCGAAGGTCTCACAGATGAGTTTGAAGAGCTGGAATTCTTAAGTACAATCAACGTAGGACTCGCCTCGGTGGCAAACTTACCAAAGTTAAACAAACTTAAGAAG CTCGAGTTAAGTGACAACAGAATCTCGGGAGGGCTGGAAGTATTGGCGGAGAAATGTCCAAACCTCACACATCTAAATCTCAGTGGCAACAAAATCAAGGATCTCAGTACAATAGAACCTCTG GAAAAGCTAGAAAACCTGAAGAGTTTAGATCTTTTCAATTGTGAGGTAACCAACTTGAATGACTACAGAGACAACGTCTTCAAACTCCTGCCTCAGCTCACGTACCTGGATGGCTACGACCGGGATGACAAAGAGGCCCCGGATTCGGACGCTGAAGGCTATGTGGAAGGCCTCGACGatgaagaggaggaagatgaagaTG AAGAGGAATACGATGAAGATGCTCAGGTAGTAGAAGatgaagatgaggaggaggaagaggaggaaggagaggaggaggatgtaactGGGGAAGAGGAG GAGGATGAAGAAGGTTATAATGATGGTGAAGTAGacgatgaagaggaggaggaggaagctg TGGAagaaaggggggagaagagaaaacgAGAGGCAGACGACGAAGGAGACGAAGAGGATTAA